The following coding sequences lie in one Aquabacterium olei genomic window:
- the dnaN gene encoding DNA polymerase III subunit beta produces the protein MIVLKAAQEKVLAALQSVGGIVERRHTLPILANVLMRKRGPELELITSDLEIQIRTTAQLDGDEGDYAITVGAKKLGDILKSLPADQIVSLTANQNKLTLQGGKSRFTLQTLPAEDFPLVQEAADFGPAFSVPQKTLKMLIGQVHFAMAVHDIRYYLNGILFVAEGNSLTLVATDGHRLALAQATLDVDMPKQEVILPRKTVLELQRLLKDDAKGKEGEEQMIEMRFAGNQAKFSFGGLEFVTKLVEGKFPDYNRVIPKNHKNHITLGRATLLASLQRAAILTSEKFKGVRMNFAPGVLGIASSNAEQEEAKEELEIDYGGDSFEIGFNVGYLMDVLANMSQDMVTVSLQDANSSALITNPEFEGFKYVVMPMRI, from the coding sequence ATGATTGTGTTGAAAGCAGCCCAGGAAAAAGTCCTCGCCGCCCTGCAGTCGGTGGGGGGGATCGTCGAGCGGCGCCACACGCTACCCATCTTGGCCAACGTGCTGATGCGCAAGCGCGGCCCCGAGCTGGAGCTGATCACCAGCGACCTGGAAATCCAGATTCGCACCACCGCGCAGCTCGACGGCGACGAAGGCGACTACGCCATCACCGTGGGCGCGAAGAAGCTGGGTGACATCCTCAAGAGCCTGCCCGCCGACCAGATCGTCTCGCTGACCGCCAACCAGAACAAGCTGACGCTGCAGGGCGGCAAGAGCCGCTTCACGCTGCAGACCCTGCCCGCCGAAGACTTCCCGCTGGTGCAGGAAGCCGCCGATTTCGGCCCCGCCTTCAGCGTGCCGCAGAAGACGCTGAAGATGCTGATCGGTCAGGTGCACTTCGCCATGGCCGTGCACGACATCCGCTACTACCTCAACGGCATCCTGTTCGTGGCCGAAGGCAACAGCCTGACGCTGGTGGCGACCGACGGCCACCGCCTGGCACTGGCCCAGGCCACGCTGGACGTCGACATGCCCAAGCAGGAGGTGATCCTGCCGCGCAAGACCGTGCTGGAACTGCAGCGCCTGCTCAAGGACGACGCCAAGGGCAAGGAAGGTGAAGAACAGATGATCGAGATGCGCTTTGCCGGCAACCAGGCAAAGTTCAGCTTCGGTGGGCTGGAATTCGTCACCAAGCTGGTCGAGGGCAAGTTCCCCGACTACAACCGCGTCATCCCCAAGAACCACAAGAACCACATCACGCTGGGCCGGGCCACGCTGCTGGCCTCGCTGCAGCGCGCGGCCATCCTCACGTCCGAGAAGTTCAAGGGCGTGCGCATGAACTTCGCGCCGGGCGTGCTGGGCATCGCCTCGAGCAACGCCGAGCAGGAAGAGGCCAAGGAAGAACTCGAGATCGATTACGGCGGCGACAGCTTCGAGATCGGTTTCAACGTCGGCTACCTGATGGACGTGCTGGCCAACATGAGCCAGGACATGGTGACGGTGTCGCTGCAGGACGCCAACAGCTCGGCGCTGATCACGAATCCGGAATTCGAGGGCTTCAAGTACGTCGTGATGCCGATGCGCATCTGA
- a CDS encoding PEP-CTERM sorting domain-containing protein — protein MRMRLWAVAAAAASIGMALPAAAASYAAEGSATVTGLTYRLIDLDPDDGIAPWVQFNSLSRIEIGYSVNRGEPVVSPVGGGLFSTQNGSLSSPDGSVEVLASNSGLSVRTVLSTEAYAPGAEPEQFAGAQLAYWPDDSSVPVQSYALALSARTALVIEAEATAMATVNTALLSGTAFSQAFTEDQDVNIEQRALTFLSFWSGGFTEVPDDFALQYGLVDTVDAYTSVLLSTSDTDTRSMSKTLSVGYYNGGAESVELGLDFAMQSWASTSVFTRWTPPPVDPGTPPAVPEAGTQALMLLGLSGLALAARRRR, from the coding sequence ATGCGCATGCGTCTATGGGCGGTGGCTGCGGCCGCTGCGTCGATCGGGATGGCGTTGCCGGCAGCGGCGGCGTCCTATGCGGCAGAGGGGTCGGCCACGGTCACCGGCCTGACCTACCGGCTGATCGACCTCGATCCCGACGATGGCATTGCCCCGTGGGTGCAGTTCAACAGCCTGAGCAGGATCGAAATCGGCTACAGCGTGAACCGTGGCGAGCCGGTGGTGTCACCTGTGGGAGGCGGCCTGTTCAGCACGCAGAACGGCAGCCTCAGCAGCCCGGACGGATCTGTCGAAGTGCTCGCGAGCAACTCGGGGCTGTCTGTCCGCACGGTACTGTCAACCGAAGCCTATGCACCCGGAGCGGAACCCGAGCAGTTCGCCGGTGCGCAGCTGGCCTACTGGCCGGACGACTCCTCCGTGCCGGTGCAATCGTATGCATTGGCGTTGTCTGCCAGGACGGCGCTCGTCATCGAGGCCGAGGCAACCGCCATGGCGACCGTGAACACCGCCCTGCTGTCGGGCACGGCGTTCAGCCAGGCCTTCACGGAGGACCAGGATGTCAACATCGAGCAGCGAGCGCTGACTTTCCTGTCTTTCTGGTCCGGTGGTTTCACCGAGGTACCGGATGATTTCGCCTTGCAATACGGTCTGGTGGACACGGTGGACGCGTACACGTCGGTGCTGCTGAGCACCTCGGACACCGACACCCGGTCGATGAGCAAGACGCTCTCCGTTGGCTACTACAACGGCGGCGCCGAGTCGGTGGAACTGGGGCTGGACTTTGCGATGCAATCATGGGCGAGCACCTCCGTTTTCACGCGCTGGACCCCGCCGCCGGTCGATCCCGGCACCCCGCCCGCCGTGCCCGAAGCCGGCACCCAGGCGCTGATGCTGCTCGGCCTGAGCGGGCTGGCCCTCGCGGCGCGCCGCCGTCGTTGA